CACAGCCGCAAGACATGTTTTTGCAATCGTTCGAAATCCGGCGTTCCGCAAAATACCTCATCCTTCCCTGGATTGAATATGCTGCTAACTGCCGACGCGCCTGTCCGACTTAGCGACCACCCCCTTTGCGATAAGCGAAGCGTCCCTCTATCCCTTGACCGACCCGGCCGTCATGCCCGCGACGATTTTATTGTTGAAGAAGATGAACAAAATGAGCGGCGGAATCGTAATGAGCAAGATGTTCATAAACAGCAGGTTATACTGCGAGACGAACTGGCTCATGAAGTTGTACAAGGTGAGCTGCACCGTCGCGTTCTTCGAGCCCGGAAAAAAATAGAGCGGGTTGGTGAAGTCGTTGAAGATCGAAACGGACGAGGTGACGATGATCGTCGCGGTGACCGGTTGAAGCAGCGGAAAAATCATACGGAAAAACAACCGGAAGCCGCCGCAGCCGTCCATGATCGCGGCTTCGTCGATTTCCCTCGGAATGCTGGCCATGAAATTGCGGTACAGCAGCACGCCGAACGGAAAACCGAGCGCGACTTCGACCAACACGATCCCCGTCATCGTTTTGAACAGTCCGAGCCCGTTCAGCACCCAGATCGTCGGCACGAT
The nucleotide sequence above comes from Paenibacillus sp.. Encoded proteins:
- a CDS encoding carbohydrate ABC transporter permease, translating into MKRAAPRIVVETVAVLLSVVIFWVPLYFVFVNALKDSKEASALNMAWPSAVYLWDNVREVVSARDFMLLRAFYNSTLLTVLSIVVMVVVCAMAAFVMQRRKDRYTPWITFFVLAGLIIPPAIVPTIWVLNGLGLFKTMTGIVLVEVALGFPFGVLLYRNFMASIPREIDEAAIMDGCGGFRLFFRMIFPLLQPVTATIIVTSSVSIFNDFTNPLYFFPGSKNATVQLTLYNFMSQFVSQYNLLFMNILLITIPPLILFIFFNNKIVAGMTAGSVKG